The following are encoded in a window of Sebastes umbrosus isolate fSebUmb1 chromosome 7, fSebUmb1.pri, whole genome shotgun sequence genomic DNA:
- the LOC119491616 gene encoding uncharacterized protein LOC119491616, with protein MSVNLGRGVEPGDAVPALAILQVVINLKTNNSRINLGVTSCCLSPTVQPDLTNSTCCLFSRLAAEPMGITLLPSALSTSASFTISLFRMINYSVVYLHCDLSVCPRNRSGCERQCLQKRSAFPLEGPAAVGTNLRNRISFGPMLKEMKNSTVPEEIDPSELDLVLVIVSLAVGSSLVSVMLLLVWLAYRRRAIWPLHSAAQPRACCGCLHPGGDLILP; from the exons ATGAGTGTGAACCTGGGGAGAGGTGTAGAGCCTGGCGATGCCGTTCCCGCCCTGGCGATCCTCCAAGTGGTTATCAACCTGAAGACAAACAACAGTCGGATAAACCTCGGGGTCACCTCTTGTTGCCTGTCCCCGACCGTCCAGCCGGACCTCACCAACTCTACCTGCTGCCTTTTCTCCAG GTTAGCAGCAGAGCCAATGGGGATCACGCTGCTGCCCAGTGCCCTGTCAACCAGTGCCAGCTTCACCATCAGTCTCTTCCGAATGATTAATTACTCCGTGGTGTACCTACACTGTGATCTCAGTGTCTGCCCGAGGAACCGCTCCGGCTGTGAAAGG CAGTGCCTTCAGAAGAGGAGTGCATTTCCCTTAGAGGGTCCAGCGGCTGTTGGTACCAATCTCAGGAATCGCATATCCTTTGGTCCCATGTTGAAAGAAATGAAGAATTCTACCGTCCCAGAGGAGATAG ACCCGTCAGAGCTGGACCTGGTTCTGGTCATCGTCAGCCTGGCGGTTGGCTCCTCTCTTGTCtcagtgatgctgctgctggtgtggcTGGCCTATCGTCGCCGGGCAATCTGGCCGCTCCACTCGGCAGCTCAACCACGAGCCTGCTGTGGCTGTCTGCACCCGGGAGGTGACTTGATCCTACCGTGA